In a genomic window of candidate division WOR-3 bacterium:
- a CDS encoding YCF48-related protein, translating to MHHKSKLLMFNVCLMVVSVANGLIYHGIATPSGGVHAWVVTIETTAVLHSGNFGSSWDTVEVPTIRDFFDVFFYTSDSGWTCGRAGDIWGTTDGGVTWTRQNLGGPKHAARIRFVDGEFGWAAGGDIVQLRTTNGGAEWQQVFLPVPPFPSGDTAEFQGVWFVDHDYGWLVAGHWPAGDTFQGGQGLIAKTTDGGENWQIVRRDTTYDFYDVYFADYSNGWVVGGNDRNFQAVVLYTSDGGNSWIQQQVPPDARFLRAVKFINRNYGWACGRNGTIIHTTDGGITWVLQNSGADSTLFDIDFADTLSGMAAGNGVVVVTTDGGQHWSSTLIGIEDPGIQWNFKRAQSAVILNRTLFCVTSGILIDIAGQKLCELCPGENNLNGLRSGVYFFIPNSLMNNAGIMKVIIK from the coding sequence ATGCATCATAAATCAAAGTTGCTGATGTTCAATGTCTGCCTAATGGTTGTTTCGGTTGCAAATGGGCTGATATACCATGGTATCGCAACTCCTTCCGGAGGAGTACATGCCTGGGTGGTCACTATTGAAACGACCGCGGTCCTTCATTCCGGCAATTTTGGTTCAAGCTGGGATACAGTAGAGGTGCCGACTATTCGTGACTTCTTTGATGTATTTTTCTATACTTCCGATTCCGGCTGGACCTGTGGACGGGCTGGCGATATATGGGGGACAACTGATGGGGGGGTGACTTGGACAAGGCAGAATTTAGGCGGTCCTAAACATGCTGCCCGCATCCGTTTTGTTGATGGGGAATTTGGCTGGGCAGCGGGTGGTGATATTGTTCAGTTGCGAACGACCAATGGGGGAGCTGAATGGCAACAGGTTTTTCTGCCGGTGCCGCCATTTCCTTCAGGAGACACTGCAGAGTTTCAGGGGGTCTGGTTTGTTGACCATGATTATGGCTGGCTTGTAGCCGGACACTGGCCTGCCGGTGATACATTCCAGGGAGGCCAGGGGCTGATTGCCAAAACTACCGATGGTGGAGAGAACTGGCAGATTGTGCGCCGGGATACAACTTATGACTTTTATGATGTTTACTTTGCCGATTACAGTAACGGCTGGGTGGTCGGCGGAAATGATCGGAATTTTCAGGCAGTTGTACTTTATACGAGCGATGGGGGAAATTCCTGGATCCAGCAACAAGTTCCACCCGATGCCCGCTTTTTGCGTGCGGTTAAATTTATTAACCGTAATTATGGCTGGGCTTGTGGCAGAAATGGCACAATTATTCATACCACTGACGGAGGAATTACTTGGGTTCTTCAGAATTCAGGAGCCGATTCCACCCTTTTTGATATCGATTTTGCTGATACATTGAGCGGTATGGCTGCCGGTAATGGAGTTGTAGTTGTCACTACAGATGGCGGACAACATTGGAGTTCCACGTTGATCGGAATTGAAGATCCCGGTATTCAGTGGAATTTTAAGCGAGCCCAGTCTGCTGTAATATTAAACCGGACATTATTCTGCGTTACTTCAGGCATACTCATTGACATAGCCGGCCAAAAGCTATGTGAACTTTGCCCCGGAGAAAACAATCTCAATGGATTAAGGTCGGGAGTTTACTTTTTCATTCCGAATTCGTTGATGAATAATGCCGGCATAATGAAAGTGATAATCAAATAA